Below is a window of Clostridium sp. JN-1 DNA.
TATCAAAAAAGTTAGATTTTAAAAGACTAATGCCAATTGCACCTAATGGAATTATGCCAATAATTAAAGCAGTACCAAGTGTAGCTATGTTTCCATTTGGAGAAATGTATATATTTCTCATGTATTGGCGCTATGCAGCTAAAAAAGAAGACGTTAGAAAAGTTTCGATGAAAGTGATTTTATTATCAGGTATATTACTTACCTTGTCTTCTATTGTAAATATAGGTGTGCTAGGTGCTAAGTATACTGCTATTACAACTATACCATTTGTAGAAACAATAAAACTTATAAATATAGAAAATATAATAACAAATATAGATAGCATAGCAATAATCATAATATTTTTCGGCGGATTTTTTAAAATGTCTGTTTATTTAAATGCTACTATTTTGGCTTTAAAGAGCTTGTTTAAAACTGAAAAGTACAAACTTATACTTTTCATATTTAGCGCTATTTTATTTTGGTTTTCGATAGTATTTGAAAAAAATTATATGTATCATAAATGGATGTTCCCGTTTGATTCACTTTATTTTCAAATTATTTATTCTAATGTATTTCCTTTACTTTTACTAATAGTGTATTTGATTAAAAAGAAAAGAGCTGAATTATAAAATTTTTAGTTTTTGGAAGTGATTTTTATGAAAATCATTCAACTTTTACAAAAGCAATTTGAAGGAAGAGGAATCTTTCCAACCTTCTTTAGTATAGTTTCGTGGGTGTATTTAGTTATCATACTATCATATATAATGTGTCAGTTTTTACTATACGTTTTTAGAGTCAAATGTAATGATAAAAATTTTTTTGATAACCTTAAAGAAAGTCCTGGTAAAGATAATAAGAATAAAATTAAAAGTTAAGTAAGAGGAAAAAAGATGTTTAAGTATATATATAAGAAATTAAATTTTATAAGACTTAAAAATTTAGGGATTTTAGATGAAAATATAGAAGATAACACTGAACAAGTTAAACTTTCATGTGATCTTAACGAAAACATAAAGATTTTAAAGAATATATTAGGCGGCAGTGATGATATAGTTTATCGCGCATTTTCATTTGGTGAAAATAATAAAATGAATGCTGCTATAATATTCTTGTCAGATATGGTCAAGGGTTCCTCAGTAAATAATATCATGATGCAATTATTTAATTATAATAAACTCAATAATATGGAAATTAAAGTTGAACTCAATGACATGGATATCATAAAAAGTAACATTATTTCTGTAGGCGAAGTTAATAAAACACAATATATAAATGAAGTTGTAGATGGCTGTTTATCAGGAGATGCTGTATTGCTTATTGATGGATTAGATGAAAGTCTTATTATCTATTCAAGAGACTATAAAGGACGCAGGGTTGAAGAATCAAAAACAGAAGCTGTTGTTAGAGGTCCTAGGGAAGGATTTTCAGAAAATATATCTATAAATATATCATTATTGCGTCATAAAATAAGAAATCCAAATTTAACCTTCAAGTCTATTCGAATTGGAAGGCAGACTAGAACTAGTATATATATTGTATATTTAAAGGGAATTGCTAATCCCAAACTTGTAGGGGAAGTATGCAAAAGACTAAAAAGGATAAATACTGATGCTATTTTAGAATCAGGATACATTGAACAGTTTATAGAAGATACACCATATTCAATTTTTCCAACTGTGGGTAACTCTGAAAAACCAGATACTGCAGCTGCTAAAATATTAGAAGGAAAAGTAGGCATTTTAGTTGATGGAACTCCATTTATTTTAACAGTACCAATGCTATTTATTGAAGGATTTCAAAATGCAGAAGACTATTACTCAAGAACATATTATTCTTCTATCTTGAGAATACTTAGGTTTATTTGTTTTATTATAACAATATTATTACCAGCAACATATGTAATGTTAGCAGCTTTTCATCAGGAACTTATACCTACTACCCTATTATTTACTATAGCTGCAGGTCGTGAAGGAGTTCCATTTCCAGCAATAATGGAAGCTGGTTTAATGGTAATAACATTTGAAATTTTGAGAGAAGCAGGAGTAAGACTTCCACGTCCTATAGGTCAGGCAGTTAGTATTGTTGGAGCACTTGTAATAGGTCAGGCAGCGGTATCTGCAGGACTTGTAGGAGGAATCTTAGTTATAGTTGTTGCACTTACGGGAGTTTCCAGCTTTGTAGTTCCAGTTTTTACAGATACAGCATCAATACTCAGAATAATATTATTAATATTATCTGGAACTTTAGGTATATTTGGAGTAGGACTTGGATTACTTGTTACACTTATCCATGTTGTATCTATAAGGTCATTTGGAACGCCGTATTTATCTCCGCTGGCACCCCTTGAAAAGGATGATCTCAAGGATTCATTTATAAGAACTCATATGTGGAAAATGTCTAAAAGACCTCATAATATTGGAGTTAAAAATATTAAAAGACAAGGAGAAAATTTAAAGCCAGAACCACCTAAAGATGATGATAAGCTTAAAAATGTCTAAGTTAAATTAGGGGTGAATTTAGTGAAAAAGTATGTAAAAATTATAATATTAATCATGATTTCATTAAGTTTAACTTCTTGTTGGGATGCTCGTGAACTAAATAAACTAGCTATTGTGATGGGGATTGGTATTGACAAGATAGATAACTTAAGTAATGTTCAAACAACCATTCAAATTGCTAAGGTGCTCGGAATAAAATCTCCTGCAGAAAATGCAGAAGGAGTTGGTCAAAACAATAAATTTTTAAATTTAAAAGGAGAAGGGATTACTATATTTGATGCTATAAAATCCATAAATAGAGAATTAAATAGAACTCTTTTTTTCCCACATAATCAAGTTATAATATTTGGTAAGAGTGCTGCTGAAGAAGGAATAGATAAATATATTGATTTTTTTATGCGAAATAGAGAAACACGTCTTTCAGAATGGATAA
It encodes the following:
- a CDS encoding spore germination protein is translated as MFKYIYKKLNFIRLKNLGILDENIEDNTEQVKLSCDLNENIKILKNILGGSDDIVYRAFSFGENNKMNAAIIFLSDMVKGSSVNNIMMQLFNYNKLNNMEIKVELNDMDIIKSNIISVGEVNKTQYINEVVDGCLSGDAVLLIDGLDESLIIYSRDYKGRRVEESKTEAVVRGPREGFSENISINISLLRHKIRNPNLTFKSIRIGRQTRTSIYIVYLKGIANPKLVGEVCKRLKRINTDAILESGYIEQFIEDTPYSIFPTVGNSEKPDTAAAKILEGKVGILVDGTPFILTVPMLFIEGFQNAEDYYSRTYYSSILRILRFICFIITILLPATYVMLAAFHQELIPTTLLFTIAAGREGVPFPAIMEAGLMVITFEILREAGVRLPRPIGQAVSIVGALVIGQAAVSAGLVGGILVIVVALTGVSSFVVPVFTDTASILRIILLILSGTLGIFGVGLGLLVTLIHVVSIRSFGTPYLSPLAPLEKDDLKDSFIRTHMWKMSKRPHNIGVKNIKRQGENLKPEPPKDDDKLKNV
- a CDS encoding GerAB/ArcD/ProY family transporter, which gives rise to MIRLSNHQLFTLMLTFEIGSTTLFALGIDAKQDAWIVILIALLIGTGFIWVYTELQNSFPDKNFVEIIIAILGKLFGIPLVCLYILSCLWVTSRNLREFGELIKITILPKTPLWIILFLFLLVSIYTLIKGTETLARASEIILPILIFSIVLAYIFLALSKKLDFKRLMPIAPNGIMPIIKAVPSVAMFPFGEMYIFLMYWRYAAKKEDVRKVSMKVILLSGILLTLSSIVNIGVLGAKYTAITTIPFVETIKLINIENIITNIDSIAIIIIFFGGFFKMSVYLNATILALKSLFKTEKYKLILFIFSAILFWFSIVFEKNYMYHKWMFPFDSLYFQIIYSNVFPLLLLIVYLIKKKRAEL